Proteins encoded together in one Streptomyces sp. TLI_171 window:
- a CDS encoding PASTA domain-containing protein, producing MRRTTLAPGLLLAAAALTACNPNPAAPAPTTPAAVPPSAAPATEQAPAAANRTAELPDFTGQGLQVAQDKAQSAGFYSLHSHDALGRSRAQLDDLNWKVCSQTPAAGQRSINVAIDMAAVKLDEQCPATDQGASTPSAGSSMPDVKGRSAAAVRDLLPRNTSLTIKDAAQSRAVLVESNWQVCSQSPAPGTELTGQPITLKVVKFGETCP from the coding sequence GTGCGCCGTACCACCCTCGCCCCCGGGCTGCTCCTGGCAGCCGCCGCCCTCACCGCCTGCAACCCGAACCCGGCCGCCCCGGCCCCCACCACTCCCGCTGCCGTTCCGCCGAGCGCCGCCCCGGCCACCGAACAGGCCCCGGCAGCCGCCAACCGCACCGCGGAACTCCCCGACTTCACCGGCCAGGGCCTTCAAGTCGCCCAGGACAAGGCCCAGTCCGCCGGCTTCTACAGCCTCCACTCGCACGACGCCCTCGGCCGCTCCCGCGCCCAACTCGACGACCTCAACTGGAAGGTCTGCTCCCAGACTCCGGCGGCCGGCCAGCGGTCCATCAACGTCGCCATCGACATGGCCGCGGTCAAGCTCGACGAGCAGTGCCCGGCGACCGACCAGGGCGCCAGCACCCCGTCCGCCGGCTCCTCCATGCCCGACGTGAAGGGCAGGTCCGCTGCCGCCGTGCGCGACCTGCTCCCCCGCAACACCAGCCTCACCATCAAGGACGCGGCCCAGTCCCGCGCCGTCCTGGTCGAGTCCAACTGGCAGGTCTGCTCCCAGAGCCCCGCCCCCGGAACCGAACTGACGGGCCAACCGATCACCCTGAAGGTCGTCAAGTTCGGCGAGACCTGCCCGTAG
- a CDS encoding LacI family DNA-binding transcriptional regulator, with translation MTAPRLLDVAAAAGVSRATASRVLAGTPRNVDPALARRVEEAARRLGYRTNHSARALRTGTTGTVGVVVPTLANPYFVQLADAIAQQVRADGGQLVVSDAANSAAIEAEQIETLLGGRVDGLVVVPVSAAASGPAVRAAARRAPVVLFDRWATGAGTVAVTLDNAAAMHLLLDHLDGLGRRRIALVAADQASSSGAERLAAFTAARGPAATTVLLPSFTTDAGRTAGRRIAEQRSEVDAVVCGADVLAVGLVSTLQRSAVSVPGEIAVTGFDDTEILELLDPPITSIRHPLAEMAERALTLLQAPAAERTERVERFAPQLVVRASTDAQA, from the coding sequence GTGACAGCGCCCCGACTCCTGGACGTGGCAGCCGCGGCGGGCGTCTCCCGCGCCACCGCCTCACGCGTCCTGGCCGGTACCCCGCGCAACGTCGACCCCGCACTCGCCCGCCGAGTCGAAGAAGCCGCCCGGCGCCTCGGCTACCGCACCAACCACTCCGCGCGGGCGCTGCGCACCGGCACCACCGGCACCGTCGGCGTGGTCGTCCCCACGCTCGCCAACCCCTACTTCGTCCAGCTCGCCGACGCCATCGCCCAGCAGGTCCGCGCCGACGGCGGGCAGCTGGTGGTCTCCGACGCGGCCAACTCCGCCGCCATCGAGGCCGAGCAGATCGAGACCCTGCTCGGCGGGCGCGTCGACGGGCTGGTCGTCGTCCCGGTCTCCGCCGCCGCCTCCGGACCCGCCGTCCGGGCCGCGGCGCGGCGCGCGCCCGTCGTGCTGTTCGACCGCTGGGCGACCGGCGCCGGGACGGTCGCCGTCACCCTCGACAACGCCGCCGCGATGCACCTGCTGCTCGACCACCTGGACGGCCTCGGCCGCCGCCGGATCGCCCTGGTCGCAGCCGACCAGGCCTCCTCCTCCGGCGCGGAACGCCTCGCCGCCTTCACCGCGGCCCGCGGCCCCGCCGCCACCACCGTCCTGCTGCCCAGCTTCACCACCGACGCCGGCCGCACCGCGGGGCGCCGGATCGCCGAGCAGCGCTCCGAGGTCGACGCGGTGGTCTGCGGCGCGGACGTCCTCGCGGTCGGGCTGGTCTCCACCCTGCAGCGCTCCGCCGTCTCCGTCCCCGGAGAGATCGCCGTCACCGGCTTCGACGACACCGAGATACTCGAACTCCTCGACCCCCCGATCACCTCCATCCGGCACCCCCTCGCCGAGATGGCCGAACGCGCCCTGACGCTCCTTCAAGCCCCGGCTGCCGAACGCACGGAGCGGGTCGAACGCTTCGCCCCGCAACTCGTCGTCCGCGCCTCCACGGACGCGCAGGCCTGA
- a CDS encoding ribokinase has protein sequence MPSSVTVVGSVNRDLVLTVEDLPRPGETVLAAGFVEGVGGKGANQAVAAARLGSPVRLVARVGRDAEAILRVLAAEGVDVTEVLTAPDATTGIASVVVDRAGENTIVVNPGANAVLSPEDLPHWLARTPGEVVLVQHEIAAEVVAAAVLRGREQGATVVLNPAPARPVPAEVLAAVDVLVPNLGELATLLGAELPTGPDGARALLESAELPCAAVVVTLGADGALVRLPGRPGSVHLPAPVVDAVDTVGAGDTFCGALADSLARGADLLTAAERAVRAASLAVTGLGAQSSMPYAAQLDSAPPGTS, from the coding sequence ATGCCGTCGTCCGTCACTGTCGTGGGTTCGGTCAACCGCGACCTCGTGCTGACCGTCGAGGACCTGCCGCGACCCGGCGAGACGGTGCTCGCCGCGGGCTTCGTGGAGGGCGTCGGCGGCAAGGGCGCCAACCAGGCCGTCGCGGCGGCCCGGCTCGGCTCGCCGGTGCGGCTGGTGGCCCGGGTCGGCCGGGACGCGGAGGCGATCCTGCGGGTGCTGGCCGCCGAGGGGGTGGACGTCACCGAGGTGCTGACCGCACCGGACGCCACCACCGGGATCGCCTCGGTGGTGGTCGACCGGGCCGGCGAGAACACCATCGTGGTCAATCCGGGCGCGAACGCCGTGCTGTCGCCGGAGGACCTGCCGCACTGGCTGGCCCGCACGCCCGGCGAGGTGGTGCTGGTGCAGCACGAGATCGCCGCCGAGGTGGTGGCCGCCGCCGTGCTGCGGGGCCGCGAGCAGGGCGCCACCGTCGTCCTCAACCCGGCGCCCGCCCGGCCGGTCCCCGCCGAGGTGCTGGCCGCGGTGGACGTGCTGGTGCCCAATCTGGGCGAGCTCGCCACGCTGCTCGGCGCCGAACTCCCGACCGGCCCGGACGGGGCACGCGCCCTGCTGGAGAGCGCCGAACTGCCGTGCGCGGCGGTGGTGGTCACGCTCGGCGCGGACGGGGCGCTGGTCAGGCTGCCCGGCCGCCCGGGCAGCGTCCACCTGCCCGCCCCCGTGGTGGACGCCGTCGACACGGTCGGTGCGGGCGACACCTTCTGCGGCGCCCTCGCCGACTCCCTCGCCCGCGGCGCGGACCTGCTGACCGCCGCCGAACGCGCCGTCCGGGCGGCCTCGTTGGCCGTCACCGGCCTCGGCGCCCAGTCCTCCATGCCGTACGCGGCGCAGCTCGACTCCGCGCCCCCCGGCACGTCCTGA
- a CDS encoding NtaA/DmoA family FMN-dependent monooxygenase (This protein belongs to a clade of FMN-dependent monooxygenases, within a broader family of flavin-dependent oxidoreductases, the luciferase-like monooxygenase (LMM) family, some of whose members use coenzyme F420 rather than FMN.) translates to MRQLKIGLFENAQTNASGTATWRHPDSRRHLFDTLGYWRGIAQLCEDAKLDFLFLADAWGWSEIDGVRPPIATEETLDLPRLDPFVIASALLASTTDLGLVVTGSVLVEPPYAFARRLATLDQLSGGRLGWNIVTTGTADTAVKAFGMDMVAHDDRYAMAEDFLDLVYKYWEGAWEPDALEKDKAGRFADPAKVHLVEHDGPYFRSHGYGNTARSPQGTPVLFQAGASPAGRRVGGRHGECMFVGSGSVEQLAGHARAIRAEAVQAGRKPDEVKVMSAFSCVVGASSADAERRWQRVLDAQRPEVTVASYAMFTGLDLSSYAPDTPMAELSTELSQTQVARFAGRTVGDVLADWHTHGVGARPVVGTAEEIADELCALAEGADLDGFLLSPTVQPASTTDFVESVLPILRARGVFRGEYAAGESLRERLTGSGDRALPASHPAAQHRH, encoded by the coding sequence ATGCGCCAGCTCAAGATCGGCCTGTTCGAGAACGCCCAGACCAACGCCAGCGGCACCGCCACCTGGCGGCACCCCGACAGCCGGCGGCACCTGTTCGACACCCTCGGCTACTGGCGCGGGATCGCGCAGCTCTGCGAGGACGCCAAGCTGGACTTCCTGTTCCTGGCGGACGCCTGGGGCTGGTCGGAGATCGACGGGGTGCGCCCGCCGATCGCAACCGAGGAGACCCTCGACCTGCCGCGCCTGGACCCGTTCGTGATCGCCTCCGCGCTGCTGGCCTCCACCACCGACCTGGGCCTGGTGGTGACCGGCTCGGTGCTGGTCGAGCCGCCGTACGCGTTCGCCCGCCGGCTGGCCACCCTGGACCAGCTGTCCGGCGGCCGGCTGGGCTGGAACATCGTCACCACGGGCACCGCCGACACCGCCGTGAAGGCGTTCGGGATGGACATGGTGGCGCACGACGACCGGTACGCGATGGCCGAGGACTTCCTCGACCTGGTCTACAAGTACTGGGAGGGCGCCTGGGAGCCCGACGCGCTGGAGAAGGACAAGGCCGGCCGGTTCGCCGACCCGGCGAAGGTGCACCTGGTCGAGCACGACGGCCCCTACTTCCGCTCGCACGGCTACGGCAACACCGCCCGCTCCCCGCAGGGCACCCCGGTGCTGTTCCAGGCCGGCGCGTCCCCGGCCGGCCGCCGGGTCGGCGGGCGCCACGGCGAGTGCATGTTCGTCGGCAGCGGCAGCGTCGAGCAGCTGGCCGGCCACGCCCGGGCGATCCGCGCGGAGGCCGTGCAGGCCGGGCGGAAGCCCGACGAGGTCAAGGTGATGTCGGCGTTCTCCTGCGTGGTCGGCGCGAGCAGCGCGGACGCCGAGCGCCGCTGGCAGCGCGTCCTGGACGCGCAGCGCCCGGAGGTGACCGTCGCCTCGTACGCCATGTTCACCGGCCTCGACCTGTCCTCGTACGCGCCGGACACCCCGATGGCCGAGCTGTCCACCGAGCTGTCGCAGACCCAGGTCGCCCGGTTCGCCGGCCGGACCGTCGGCGACGTGCTCGCCGACTGGCACACCCACGGCGTCGGCGCCCGCCCCGTCGTCGGCACCGCCGAGGAGATCGCCGACGAGCTGTGCGCCCTCGCCGAGGGCGCGGACCTGGACGGCTTCCTGCTCTCGCCGACCGTGCAGCCCGCCTCCACCACCGACTTCGTCGAGTCGGTGCTGCCGATCCTGCGCGCCCGCGGCGTCTTCCGCGGCGAGTACGCGGCCGGCGAGTCGCTGCGCGAGCGCCTCACCGGCTCCGGCGACCGGGCGCTGCCCGCGAGCCACCCGGCCGCGCAGCACCGCCACTGA
- a CDS encoding flavin reductase family protein — MATPAHHPSELTAPALRRAFGAYPTGVVAIGALRGGEPVGFAASSFVSISLEPPMVAISVARTSTTWPRLAGAPVLGLSVLSRGQGELCRKLAARAGDRFDGTPWQSTADGAVLIHDAALWLTARVGPVYDGGDHEIVLLELLTAELFPAVEPLVFHTSQFRELTPHA, encoded by the coding sequence ATGGCCACTCCCGCCCACCACCCGTCGGAACTGACCGCGCCCGCGCTGCGCCGGGCCTTCGGGGCCTACCCCACCGGCGTGGTCGCGATCGGCGCCCTGCGGGGCGGCGAACCGGTCGGGTTCGCCGCCAGTTCCTTCGTCTCCATCTCGCTGGAGCCGCCGATGGTCGCGATCAGCGTGGCCCGGACCTCCACCACCTGGCCGCGTCTGGCCGGGGCCCCCGTGCTGGGGCTGAGCGTGCTCAGTCGCGGGCAGGGCGAGCTGTGCCGCAAGCTCGCCGCCCGCGCCGGCGACCGCTTCGACGGCACGCCCTGGCAGTCGACGGCGGACGGTGCGGTGCTGATCCACGACGCGGCGCTGTGGCTGACCGCCCGGGTGGGGCCGGTGTACGACGGCGGGGACCACGAGATCGTCCTGCTGGAGCTGCTCACCGCCGAACTGTTCCCCGCGGTGGAGCCGCTGGTCTTCCACACCAGCCAGTTCCGCGAGCTCACGCCCCATGCCTGA
- a CDS encoding riboflavin kinase, with product MPDVPSTPLSGTVVHGAGRGRGLGLPTANLAPDPGASVPAPAVYSGWLSRPAAGAVHRATISIGTNPTFCDTAEVHTEVHCHDTSDDLYGEHVDLWFVARIRDTVRFAGPDELIRAALEDIRRSEAVLDTPHARAVRAAALSAALR from the coding sequence ATGCCTGACGTTCCCTCAACTCCGCTGTCCGGAACGGTCGTCCACGGTGCGGGCCGGGGCCGCGGCCTGGGCCTGCCGACCGCCAACCTGGCCCCCGACCCCGGCGCGAGCGTCCCCGCGCCCGCCGTCTACAGCGGCTGGCTGAGCCGCCCCGCCGCCGGCGCCGTCCACCGCGCGACGATCAGCATCGGCACCAACCCCACCTTCTGCGACACCGCCGAGGTCCACACCGAGGTCCACTGCCACGACACCTCGGACGACCTCTACGGCGAGCACGTCGACCTGTGGTTCGTCGCCCGGATCCGCGACACCGTCCGCTTCGCCGGCCCCGACGAGCTGATCCGCGCCGCCCTTGAGGACATCCGCCGCTCCGAGGCCGTCCTCGACACCCCCCACGCCCGCGCCGTCCGCGCCGCCGCCCTCTCCGCCGCCCTCCGCTGA
- a CDS encoding nicotinamide mononucleotide transporter family protein: MSAFQWLNDQFDLFGLPVYWSDFLGNILALATVWLALRRSLVAWPVQILGSVLLLVASLNVHLGGNAARQIVIIVSASWGWATWKRSREQEGTINVRWARWTERTALTAAMVLGTAAFGAVLKWTDASFYPGAPTWMVLADAWIFVGSILAMYSQARRYVEFWFVWLAVDLVGVPLAVHSELYFSGIVYGIFFVMVLLGIRDWASRSRPQEIASPLEPAVLVEGRDDTRLGAAD; encoded by the coding sequence ATGAGCGCATTCCAGTGGCTGAACGACCAGTTCGACCTCTTCGGCCTCCCCGTCTACTGGTCCGACTTCCTCGGCAACATCCTGGCGCTGGCCACCGTCTGGCTGGCCCTGCGCCGTTCGCTGGTGGCGTGGCCGGTGCAGATCCTCGGCTCGGTGCTGCTGCTGGTCGCCAGCCTGAACGTGCACCTCGGCGGCAACGCCGCCCGCCAGATCGTGATCATCGTCTCGGCGTCCTGGGGCTGGGCCACCTGGAAGCGCAGCCGCGAACAGGAAGGGACGATCAACGTCCGGTGGGCGCGCTGGACCGAGCGCACGGCGCTGACAGCCGCCATGGTGCTGGGGACGGCCGCGTTCGGCGCGGTGCTGAAGTGGACCGACGCCTCGTTCTACCCGGGCGCGCCGACCTGGATGGTGCTCGCGGACGCGTGGATCTTCGTCGGTTCGATCCTCGCGATGTACAGCCAGGCCCGCCGGTACGTGGAGTTCTGGTTCGTGTGGCTGGCCGTCGACCTGGTCGGGGTGCCGCTGGCGGTCCACTCGGAGCTGTACTTCTCCGGCATCGTGTACGGCATCTTCTTCGTCATGGTGCTGCTGGGCATCCGGGACTGGGCCTCCCGCAGCAGACCGCAGGAGATCGCTTCCCCGCTGGAGCCGGCCGTCCTGGTCGAGGGCCGCGACGACACCCGGCTCGGCGCAGCCGACTGA
- a CDS encoding erythromycin esterase family protein, with product MTVPLTAAARPFSPAAVTDLIPAGTRVLALGEPTHGVEDFLDLRNELFRHLVAEHGYRSIALESDCLAALALDAAYVAGGPGDPDTAVRAGLSHGFGEYEGNRRLVAWMREYNAGRPAADHLRLYGADGPLETTGAAAPGRALLRLHDYLAAHLPAELLPDRAELDRLHGSDARWTEPAAALDPSRSVGRGEDAVRLRLLADGLAVLLAAHRPQFTAGAARAEETHWRAELDARTATGLLRYHAATAGTGPDRLNSLMRQRDLMMADNLDAILRREAPRGPTLVFAHNRHLQREASRIQLGEHQLQWWSAGSVLASRHDGYAFVATTFGNRGADDHPAPDTLEGLLTTLPEARTVLDPHLLATTAAGRAKPRVPADHTYFGLDPDALGELDGVVFVRDVPRQQGLFGG from the coding sequence ATGACCGTTCCGCTGACCGCCGCCGCGCGTCCGTTCTCCCCCGCCGCCGTCACCGACCTGATCCCCGCCGGCACCCGCGTGCTGGCCCTCGGTGAACCCACCCACGGCGTCGAGGACTTCCTCGACCTCCGCAACGAGCTGTTCCGCCACCTGGTCGCCGAGCACGGCTACCGCTCGATCGCCCTGGAGAGCGACTGCCTGGCCGCCCTCGCCCTCGACGCCGCGTACGTGGCCGGCGGCCCGGGCGACCCCGACACGGCGGTCCGCGCGGGCCTCTCCCACGGCTTCGGCGAGTACGAAGGCAACCGCCGACTCGTCGCCTGGATGCGGGAGTACAACGCCGGACGCCCCGCCGCCGACCACCTGCGCCTGTACGGAGCGGACGGCCCGCTGGAGACCACCGGCGCCGCCGCGCCCGGCCGCGCGCTGCTCCGCCTGCACGACTACCTGGCCGCCCACCTCCCCGCCGAACTGCTGCCGGACCGCGCCGAGTTGGATCGACTGCACGGCAGCGACGCGCGCTGGACCGAACCCGCCGCCGCCCTCGACCCGTCCCGCTCGGTCGGACGCGGCGAGGACGCCGTGCGGCTGCGCCTGCTCGCCGACGGACTCGCGGTGCTGCTCGCCGCGCACCGGCCGCAGTTCACGGCCGGCGCCGCTCGCGCGGAGGAGACGCACTGGCGGGCGGAGCTCGACGCCCGCACCGCGACCGGCCTGCTGCGCTACCACGCGGCCACCGCCGGAACCGGCCCCGACCGCCTCAACTCGCTGATGCGCCAACGCGATCTGATGATGGCCGACAACCTCGACGCGATCCTCCGCCGGGAGGCGCCGCGCGGGCCGACGCTGGTCTTCGCGCACAACCGCCACCTGCAGCGCGAAGCCAGCCGGATCCAGCTCGGCGAGCACCAACTCCAGTGGTGGAGCGCCGGATCCGTACTCGCCTCCCGCCACGACGGCTACGCCTTCGTCGCCACCACCTTCGGCAACCGCGGCGCCGACGACCACCCCGCGCCCGACACCCTCGAAGGCCTGCTCACCACCCTCCCCGAGGCCCGCACCGTCCTCGACCCGCACCTGCTCGCCACCACGGCCGCCGGCCGGGCGAAGCCGCGGGTGCCCGCGGACCACACGTACTTCGGGCTCGACCCGGACGCGCTGGGGGAGCTGGACGGGGTGGTGTTCGTCCGGGACGTGCCGCGGCAGCAGGGACTGTTCGGAGGATGA
- a CDS encoding MerR family transcriptional regulator encodes MALRPVDLAREHGLSTQAVRNYEEAGILPPAERSPHGYRRYGERHAAALRAFLALVPGHGHPAAAAILCAVNTGALDEALRLVDESHARLAEDRRTLDAVRTALDHLPAAARPDVAEGEPVHIGAIAHRLGLRPATLREWERAGLVTPSRDPRTGYRVYSPAQVRELLLAEQLRRGGHGLATTADLLHRLRTAGGPEAVRPALAGWQARLAARGRALLAGAAALHTYLDHPQPQP; translated from the coding sequence TTGGCTCTCCGCCCCGTCGATCTGGCCCGGGAGCACGGTCTGTCCACCCAGGCGGTGCGCAACTACGAGGAGGCGGGCATCCTGCCGCCCGCCGAGCGCTCCCCGCACGGGTACCGCCGTTACGGCGAGCGGCACGCGGCCGCCCTGCGCGCGTTCCTGGCCCTGGTCCCGGGACACGGGCATCCGGCGGCGGCCGCGATCCTGTGCGCCGTCAACACCGGCGCCCTCGACGAGGCCCTGCGCCTGGTCGACGAGAGTCATGCCCGCCTGGCCGAGGACCGCCGCACCCTGGACGCCGTCCGCACCGCGCTCGACCACCTGCCCGCCGCCGCCCGACCGGACGTCGCCGAGGGCGAGCCGGTGCACATCGGCGCGATCGCCCACCGGCTGGGCCTGCGCCCGGCCACCCTCCGCGAGTGGGAGCGCGCGGGCCTGGTCACCCCGTCCCGGGACCCGCGCACCGGCTACCGCGTCTACTCCCCCGCCCAGGTCCGCGAACTGCTGCTCGCCGAGCAGCTCCGCCGCGGCGGCCACGGCCTGGCCACCACCGCAGACCTCCTCCACCGCCTCCGCACGGCCGGCGGCCCGGAGGCCGTCCGCCCCGCCCTCGCCGGCTGGCAGGCCCGCCTGGCCGCCCGGGGCCGCGCCCTCCTCGCCGGCGCCGCCGCCCTCCACACCTACCTGGACCACCCGCAGCCGCAGCCGTGA
- a CDS encoding beta-ketoacyl synthase codes for MRTDHDTVKITGLGATTPLGGTAPATWQAMCEGRNGIRALEHPWAADLPIRIAGQLAVEPAEVLDRIEARRLDRSEQLALIAAREAWADAGRPAVDGERLAVVIGTGTGGAVTMLDQDDVLERSGVRKVSPHTVPMLMANGPAAWVSIDLGARAGAHTTVSACASGAEAIALGLDLIRLGRADVVIAGGTEACLHPLPLAGFAQARAHSLRNADPERASRPFDLDRDGFVIAEGAAVLVLERASLRPDAHGYAVLAGAAVTSDAHHITAGHPDGQRRAITRALAEAGVAPEQIGLVHAHATSTEKGDLTEADSLTRVFGPHRPAVTATKSMTGHLFGAAGALAALAGAWSLHDRFAPPVRNLTDPDPAADLDLVTGEGRTVLTDAVLVNAFGFGGHNASLVLTSS; via the coding sequence ATGCGCACCGACCACGACACCGTCAAGATCACCGGCCTCGGCGCCACCACCCCGCTCGGCGGGACGGCGCCGGCCACCTGGCAGGCCATGTGCGAGGGACGCAACGGCATCCGCGCCCTGGAGCACCCGTGGGCGGCCGACCTGCCGATCCGGATCGCTGGGCAGCTCGCCGTCGAACCCGCCGAGGTGCTGGACCGGATCGAGGCCCGCCGCCTGGACCGCAGCGAGCAACTCGCCCTGATCGCCGCCCGCGAGGCCTGGGCCGACGCCGGACGCCCGGCCGTGGACGGCGAACGCCTCGCCGTGGTGATCGGCACCGGCACCGGCGGCGCGGTCACGATGCTCGACCAGGACGACGTCCTGGAGCGCTCGGGCGTCCGCAAGGTGTCCCCGCACACCGTCCCGATGCTGATGGCCAACGGGCCCGCCGCCTGGGTGTCCATCGACCTCGGGGCACGCGCCGGCGCCCACACCACCGTCAGCGCCTGCGCCTCCGGCGCGGAGGCGATCGCCCTCGGACTGGACCTGATCCGCCTCGGCCGGGCCGACGTGGTGATCGCCGGCGGCACCGAGGCCTGCCTGCACCCGCTCCCGCTGGCCGGCTTCGCCCAGGCCCGCGCCCACTCGCTGCGCAACGCCGACCCCGAGCGCGCCTCCCGCCCGTTCGACCTGGACCGGGACGGCTTCGTGATCGCCGAGGGCGCCGCGGTGCTGGTGCTCGAACGCGCCTCGCTGCGCCCGGACGCGCACGGCTACGCGGTGCTGGCCGGCGCGGCCGTCACCTCCGACGCCCACCACATCACCGCCGGGCACCCGGACGGCCAGCGCCGGGCCATCACCCGCGCGCTCGCCGAGGCGGGCGTCGCGCCGGAGCAGATCGGCCTGGTGCACGCCCACGCCACCTCCACCGAGAAGGGCGACCTCACCGAGGCCGACAGCCTCACCCGGGTGTTCGGCCCGCACCGCCCCGCCGTCACCGCCACCAAGTCGATGACCGGCCACCTGTTCGGCGCGGCCGGCGCCCTGGCCGCGCTGGCCGGCGCCTGGTCGCTGCACGACCGGTTCGCCCCGCCCGTCCGCAACCTGACCGACCCGGACCCGGCCGCCGACCTCGACCTGGTCACCGGCGAGGGGCGCACCGTGCTCACCGACGCCGTCCTGGTCAACGCCTTCGGCTTCGGCGGCCACAACGCGAGCCTGGTCCTCACCTCCTCCTGA
- a CDS encoding methyltransferase — protein MNCFTTAWGEFELARFPEDPREQLRAWDASDEYLLRHLKENPAGLDGAVAVLGDRWGALSTALAEPAGSLTAITDSYLSARAVAANLARNGVDPARVDVRSTQDAPPERIDLLLVRVPKSLALLEDQLHRLAPAVHPGTVVAGTGMVTEIHTSTLQLFERILGPTRTSLAVRKARLIHTTPDGSLARPANPWPLRYRLPEGIGVLSGRQVANQAGVFCADRLDIGTRFFLQHLPDLTGARRVIDLGCGNGIVGTAAALSAPDAELLFVDESFQAVASAEETFRSNLGPDARAGFLVGDALADVPDASADVVLLNPPFHSHQATTDAIARRMFAGARRVLRQGGELRVVGNRHLGHHVTLRRLFGNCRTVAGSPKFVVLSAVRR, from the coding sequence ATGAACTGTTTCACCACCGCCTGGGGCGAGTTCGAGCTGGCCCGGTTCCCGGAGGATCCGCGCGAGCAACTGCGCGCCTGGGACGCCTCGGACGAGTACCTGCTGCGGCACCTGAAGGAGAACCCGGCGGGGCTGGACGGGGCGGTGGCGGTGCTCGGCGACCGCTGGGGCGCGCTGTCGACGGCGCTCGCGGAGCCGGCCGGGTCGCTGACGGCGATCACCGACTCCTACCTCTCGGCCCGCGCCGTCGCCGCGAACCTGGCCCGCAACGGGGTGGACCCGGCCCGGGTGGACGTCCGCAGCACGCAGGACGCGCCGCCGGAGCGGATCGACCTGCTGCTGGTGCGCGTCCCGAAGAGCCTGGCGCTGCTGGAGGACCAGCTGCACCGGCTGGCCCCGGCCGTGCACCCGGGAACGGTGGTGGCCGGCACCGGCATGGTGACCGAGATCCACACCTCCACCCTGCAGCTGTTCGAACGGATCCTCGGCCCGACCCGGACGTCCCTGGCGGTCCGCAAGGCCCGCCTGATCCACACCACCCCGGACGGGTCGCTGGCCCGCCCGGCCAACCCGTGGCCGCTGCGGTACCGCCTCCCGGAGGGCATCGGCGTGCTGTCGGGCCGTCAGGTCGCCAACCAGGCGGGCGTGTTCTGCGCGGACCGGCTGGACATCGGCACCCGCTTCTTCCTCCAGCACCTGCCCGACCTGACCGGCGCACGCCGCGTGATCGACCTCGGCTGCGGCAACGGCATCGTCGGCACCGCCGCCGCCCTGAGCGCCCCGGACGCCGAACTGCTCTTCGTGGACGAGTCGTTCCAGGCGGTGGCGTCCGCCGAGGAGACCTTCCGCAGCAACCTCGGCCCGGACGCCCGCGCCGGGTTCCTGGTCGGCGACGCCCTCGCGGACGTCCCCGACGCCTCCGCGGACGTGGTGCTGCTCAACCCGCCGTTCCACTCCCACCAGGCCACCACGGACGCCATCGCCCGCCGGATGTTCGCCGGGGCGCGCCGCGTGCTGCGCCAGGGCGGCGAACTGCGGGTGGTCGGCAACCGCCACCTCGGCCACCACGTGACGCTGCGCCGTCTGTTCGGCAACTGCCGGACGGTGGCGGGCAGCCCGAAGTTCGTGGTGCTCAGCGCGGTGCGCCGCTGA